A DNA window from Pleurodeles waltl isolate 20211129_DDA chromosome 12, aPleWal1.hap1.20221129, whole genome shotgun sequence contains the following coding sequences:
- the LOC138267730 gene encoding uncharacterized protein — translation MMVVLALMVLVQVITYANGDCFTNIKCSEKLDLNNMGKNCSKLNWSEFGKCANISELILSNNNITDIEIYSTSNMKNLSHLDLSFNKLKYLPKEFLFQTKELTKLNLMNNYLLDLPEEFFNASTKLKVLHLEGNPIFSVPNTIIKTNLVNLTVDCRCDITKSIMELFSRSCQNATFNECNKGTFYCKSTNTWLDISVFYTENCHYPRFLAVYISVPLVIVGITAVVVIIVVVRKKTRSTHFEDKSDTNAPQAHTQPRYTSRNVESLPKGGSSNLKTPTKPYENVFIGQLHPPPAGQYECLDRSQQDTRSHVVDEDYYMQCDTNEGNQPIYGNTEQMYYNYAGPLNQADDDVYIMPDA, via the exons ATGATGGTGGTATTGGCATTAATGGTTTTAGTTCAGGTGATAACATATGCCAATGGAGACTGTTTCACAAACATTAAATGTTCTGAGAAATTGGACTTAAATAATATGGGCAAAAACTGCAGTAAATTGAATTGGTCAGAATTTGGCAAATGTGCAAACATTTCAGAATTAATCCTTAGCAATAATAATATCACAGATATTGAAATTTACTCCACGAGTAACATGAAAAATCTCTCACATCTCGATTTGTCCTTTAATAAACTGAAATATCTGCCAAAAGAGTTTTTGTTCCAGACCAAAGAACTGACAAAACTCAACCTCATGAACAACTATCTTTTAGATCTACCAGAAGAATTTTTTAATGCTTCAACTAAACTTAAggtcttacatctggaaggaaatCCAATATTCTCTGTCCCCAATACCATCATCAAAACCAACTTGGTCAATTTGACAGTGGATTGCAGATGTGACATAACGAAGAGCATTATGGAATTATTTTCACGGTCTTGTCAAAATGCCACATTTAATGAGTGCAACAAAGGTACATTCTACTGCAAATCAACAAACACATGGCTAGATATAAGTGTTTTCTACACAGAGAACTGTCACTACCCAAGGTTTCTTGCAGTTTATATTTCTGTACCCCTAGTGATTGTGGGGATCACTGCTGTGGTTGTAATCATTGTTGTTGTAAGGAAGAAGACAAGGTCAACACACTTTGAAGACAAATCAGACACCAACGCACCTCAAGCTCACACTCAGCCCAGGTATACAAGCAGAAATGTGGAAAGTCTCCCAAAAGGAGGTTCAAGCAACCTGAAAACACCAACTAAACCATATGAAAATGTTTTCATTGGCCAGCTTCACCCTCCTCCTGCAGGGCAGTATGAATGCCTCGACAGATCACAACAAGATACAAG AAGCCATGTTGTGGACGAAGACTATTACATGCAGTGCGATACCAACGAAGGCAACCAACCTATCTACGGAAATACAGAGCAGATGTATTACAATTATGCTGGCCCGCTAAATCAGGCAGACGATGATgtctacattatgcctgacgcataa